One Arachis hypogaea cultivar Tifrunner chromosome 18, arahy.Tifrunner.gnm2.J5K5, whole genome shotgun sequence genomic window, gtgattattatgcttacctgCTATATTGCTACCTGCTGTATTtgtatcctacttgtgtttgctttgtttTTATTGTCTGTTTGTACACCAGAATTTTGGAGGAATGgaagaaacagaaagtaaatgattGGATCACAATTAAATTGGAGGAGACAGAGAGTGAATTGTAGAGTTAGAGTTTAATGAGACAGAAAGTGAATTATAGAATTAGAGTTAGATTGAGACTTGGATACCTTAGagagttttaccaaatttatggTTTAGTTTATTCCTTTAAGTTTATATCTGAGTGTCAGAGTTCTAGAATTGCCTCTACCTTTTCCgtgaccttttatattaactatatgggaacctttaccatactgagaactcccGGTTTTCATTCCATACAAATTTCTATTGTTTTTCAggtgcaggtcgagaggcatttGTTGAGCGTTTGGAGTTTCCGTGCAAGCGAAGTTTGATTTGTTTTGGGATGTTGTATTTTATAGTtatgctatgtatatatgtaaatagaTTCTCCTCTATATATATTTTAAGTCGTTGTGGTAATGGAGGATCTGGGTGTTGTTACTGATGAAGTTGGAGAAGAAACTCGATCTGCATGCAAGTGGTCTTCTAAATCTTGGTCTCTAATAGCAGTCAGAGCTTGCTGCAACCAAGCTTTATGATTGTTCTCACTCAACTTATCAGGAATTGATGTGAAAggttgttgattgatgataagtGGTTGTTGAGAAGAATTTTTAGCATtgttacttcaagaatcattgtgaATTAAAGAGATGTCACCTGCGGTAGCCATGGTTtagagaaaggaaaagaaaattccAAACTCTGATatcataatagaaataaaaaataacagaATGAAGTAATTTCTATTATATAGCAAGAGAGAAATCAAAACTGAATAAATGAGAGTGAAATTTATAATGTATATTGAGAGTGAAAAACTAAAGAAGAGAATTATCTACTCTGCTCTAATGAACCAACTTATATATCTCACAAGCATAGTAAGTAGTTACTGAAATAAAAAACTAGTAAAACAGAAAATCTATTTCAGCAAGTCATCGATGAAGTTCTTGAAGTCATTGATGAAGTTCTTGAATATTGCTCTCTTGTATTTCTTGATATGTAGTCTTAATATTATTACAAGAATGTCAGGACATCAAGCAAGAATGAATAATGATGCCTTTACCgtgatcatcattattaatcaCCAGCTTTAATCAATGCTCTAACATGATAATATGGTATCAATCATTGATTTTAATTATGTTAAATTTGATTGGCTTATATTAACATTGTGTGATACACATGACATTACAACCTTGGCCCTGAACCACATATCCTCACATTATTTTGGGTTACAAGTTGTGTAtgtattcttttcaaaaaaataaaataaaataaattgaagaacaacaaataatattaaattagtatttaattgtttaatcttggtCATACAGGCTGcatttgtttacagagacaggacactGAAACAGAGACACTGAGatacaaaatcgtgtttgacagaggaaacatggacagagacaatgtgttcagagacactaaattagtgtattttgtgtccatcctgacaggaaggacacggagacactaacaagggacacaacttattttttattttttctttcattattcttgttaatttttcataattatattttgagAAAATTTCACTCCCCTCCCCTGCGAGATactaaaatgacactcccctcccctttattttataaatgtacattctcctcccttctaacttttaaaaaacttcctctttaatccattttaaactttttgtgttaactgTTAACTaataactttatccattttttaagaaaaaataaattattttttaaaaaaatacccattaacaaaaattttattttttatcattaaattttacttatcaaaatactctttaataaattattcatttattaattaaattatatttttaaaaaaatttaataattatattattttttctaaaatatccttcaataattttttaattattaaattataattttaccaaaattttattaacaatttttttatattttactattaactttttcgatatctatatattattttaacattaaatgaaaaaaaattttaagattatttttcaatatcaatatatattaattgttatacatattaatagtagtaagatttttttatttaatattaaaataatatatattgatatcaaaaaattaatagtaaaatataaaaataattgttaacaaaagttttggtaaaatcacaatttaataattaaaaaattattgaagggtaggtattttagaaaaaaataattagttattaattttttaaaagtattttggtaaaaataccatttagtcaataaaaaataatttattaaagggtattttggtaagtaaaatttaatgataaaaaataaaatttttgttaatgggtatttttttcaaataataatttattttttcttaaaaaatagataaagttaatattagttaacacaaaaaatttaaaatggattaaagatgagattttttaaaagttagaagggaggggaatgtacatttataaaatagaggggaaGGAAGTGTCATTTTAGTATCTCGCAGGGGCGGGGAGTGGAattttctcttatattttttatctcaaattttttgaatgaaaaaaaataagaataaattgaattttcataatttgttctagtttatcaccaaatagaatacaagaacacaaaattttgtgtctttgtTCATCAATATCTTGTCCTATCCTGTTCTCAGTGTCTTATCATGTCCTGTTCTTAGAAACAAACGCAGCCATATGTTTTTGTATGAGTTAAGATCAAATGAGAAAGATATAACCTTAAATAAAGTTACATTTCGTATATATCTTCAATAAAAGATAGTTTTTACTGATTTAACTGTTGAATTATAATTACTTGTTATCACAAATTTGTACCAAATTTTAACATTGATAACATTAAATtctaagaaaattttaaattttaaaattaataaggaTCACATTGTAAACATTTATATGATCAGCCATTAGTTAATAACTTTGATCTATAAATTAAAAAGTTAGTAATTTTGGATGAACATAAAATTTTATAGACATAATAATCTATAATGCAGAAACTTTCAATCCAACAATAGGTTTcacaagaaattgccaacaaaaAGTATTCATGGTATAACATACACTGGCATGAAATTATACTAGTGTTAGTGGATTctaattgtatataaatatacataCAATAAATGTAAAATTAAACTATTTCCCTATAACCAAATTAATATTTGAGGTAAAATTGTtaatgagataaaaaaaatataatatataccaTAGAAGAAAAGTGGtcatatttttgaaatatttaagttctataaaaaaaaaagtattttacaATTTGTTGTCTCTCGTGTAATTTTAAAGAGTAATTACAgcatcctttttttttcttagcTTTCTCATCAATTATGCATGAACTCcacattctaattatatttttaagatcTTTCATAGACatcatctttttaatttatcataaatAAGCATATGAAATCAAATAGCACTATTATATAATAATGACCATTTTACAAAGTTTGtcaaactatttaaaaaaaaaaaaaaaaacagtttagccaaagtataaaaaatatttaaaaaaagaaaacacttcattacaatgagaagtttttgttttgttttttatagGTAATTTGCAACTCTTGGTACAAAGAGGGGACACAAACTAGTCatgaaatattttaattctttaatCATACAATTCCGGTAGAGATGATAAGACATATTAATTAAGCCTATGTTAACATGTGATTGcaagataaaaaagaaaagaggctCATCATGGCTAAAAATGGTGCATCACATTTGATTGCATTTTTTATAATTGGAGCAATAATTATTTATTCTGCAATTGCTGAATTTCATAAAACTATTTATAAAGATCTTTGGGTTATTACTACATCTTATTATATTGCATTTAAAGTAGAAGACTGTGTCGGATTTTGCAAGAAGAATGCACATGATATAAATGAGAGGAACGGGTGCATTAAAACATGTGTTTTTGATGAATGCAGGAGAATCCATTGGAAAGATCTGATTAAGCTTAAACAATGCGTTGAAAAACTTTATGCTAAGTACGTCAGGTAAAGTAATGGCAAACACATATATAAGTTGTTGtaaatctttttgaatttttggaaCTCCTTGAGTTTATATTATTTTACATGAATATGATGTGATATGATAATTTCTTCACTCTTTTATGAGTGTTGAGAgatcaataaataattaaaaatagtatttaaGTTATTCACATACGGCATAGATTATTACACTATTTGTGAGAGAAACTTAAATAAGTTGTGGTACTTAAAGTAGTCACTAACAGTATAAGAAATTAAATATTTCAAAAGTATACTTATATATTTATCTTAGTTTTGAATTCTATTATAGTCCGTTAACGTTGAAATTGAACTATACAGATCTAACCAGGGGCGAAGCTCGAACCCCTTTAGGAGGGGGTTAACatgcaaaatataattaaatagagaacaaaaaataaaattagggaGGGgccaaattataaaattagaagactttataaataaaatttatttatttggaaGGGGCCATTGTCCCTCTTTATATATACTAAGCTTCGCTCCAGcatacatccatacataccatgTATGTGCGTACGTACAATAGCTCCTTATTCTATTCACCCAAGTTCACACTTATTATTTAATGAGTTATGCTATGTGTACAccaaaattagccactaaaatcagtcactagtataaaatacatgttgaaatataaatatacattaaaaataaattaaaccacacatgtatttatacacaagtacattgatagctaattttaatgactaattttagtgtataaatagcatttctcttatttaatttatataaacacTTAATACTTCCAAAACAGTTCCGAAAATCTGCCCCTTATTAAATTCCAACCATTCATGATTCATATAACGTGCTTCTAATTTTCTTATAGTAATTATTATGCCTTGAGAAGATGAGCATCCATCTCTTTAGTATTTTTGTCATACAATTCCAAGTAACCATAAGGAGCTTCGACATTATCATTAATTTTCTCATATTCAAGTGTCCATTTAGCTGAAACACTTCCATTGTTGTTATCAATCTCTTGAGCGATGACCTTCAAGACTTTATACTGTTTACTTATGTCTCCATCAAAGAGATTGAATTTGATTGTCTTGTTCTTCTCATCAACGAATTCAATTGTCTCTTTGCATGTAGTTACTTTACCATCTGTTGCTTgacaataatcaaaattaaaaaaaaaaaaaaagaaaattaagaaaaccTGAGAATAATTATGTCAATTATTAGTTAACATAATTACATACAAATTATGCTAGTCCTTTTAGTTGTcttaaaattttgtcttttgtctTGGAGACAAAatctattttttgtttatatttttaggaACTACAAAAAATACAagaattttatcaatttatatatatacttacAGCTCTCTTCTAATAATCTCAATCATTATGAATTTTTAAACAATTCATATAATTCTCACTACGTAGTAAGAACTTTTTTTTGTTGTAAATGGAGGgaaactaattaaatttaataaaatctcaaaaaaaaaatattaaaaatataattatttatatatcttcttttcaaattaaatttttagaaaaagtgATATTATTATCAAAGCTTCtataataaaaatgtttaaaatttgATTCATGTTAAACTTTAATGAAAAGAATTTTAgcctaaaataaataacaaaaaaaaaatcatacaaaaaATTTATGTAAACCCACAAAATAAATCTTACTTGAGGacacatattaaaaatataattatttacgcGACTTTTGTTATAAATTTAGGTTTTTAAGAAAAATGATATAATGACAAATAAAATCCGACCagatgttttttttaatttacaaattaattcatttaaaattaaGCTCATTACCTATAACATAAGTCCAGTGTTTAACTGAATCGCCAATCCTATGCCAATCCTCACCCTGATGCAGCTTGGTGTGATGCACTCTTTCACAAATATTTTGAATATGGTGGGtagattttgttacaaaattaaaGAACTTTCCAGCAGGTGCATGTATCACAATTTCAGTACTAAGCTTACCACTCAGTGCCATTGTCTTAAGAAGGAAACAACTATTATGAAGCAAGAAATtagataatactaataataatgtaATAAAGCTAGCTAGCTAGAACATCTGAGGGGAGATATGGGACAACAATGAGTTCAGATTTGTCGGACCTTATATAGAAAAATAAGCTACCTAAGCTACTATATTGTCAGCTTGTTCCTCCCTATTTATTACGCtgctaataaaaaattttaatcaacaCAAAAAATAGTCAATATATGTTATTTTACTCAATGAAATTATCTAACGATGATTAATCACTAAATTCTAATCAAATTTTTTAGGAACGCAAGGTAccatcatatttttatattatttataaagttTGATTATAGTGCTTATAAAGTTTTATTATCAATGTAAATATATGATCATTTTGCATATCAAAATGTATTTTTATAATGGATCATGATTGGTGTTTGATTAATAGTTGATTTTGATAGTTTAtatataatatcattttttttagtGCACACGTCATTTTAACACACtcgaaagatagaaaaaaatattagaagaccAATATCTAttattaatattagtcaatattttgtattgatattttatttttatattgttaaaatttaaaatttagcaattattttttagaataataataaaaaataataaattttgttgataagtaatattgttaaaaaaaattcacaataaaaaaataagccACACAAAAAATTCAAGAAAGACAATAAATAAAACCACCCACACATTATCCAATCGACATGTGTAGGTCATCACACACATGCTGCTATCAATTAAAGACATTCTTATATTActatattagtatttatttaattaaatgattatatttttaagcagtttaatatatttaaatatcctATTAATTATAAGACCAGATAAGCGGAGTCGAAATAGGGATGACAAAAAAAATTCCGTATCCATATATATCCACAAGAATCATATATCCGTAACAAGGATGCTAACAGGAACTCGTAATGAAGGGGGGGAGGGGATCAACAAAAAAGTTTACTTAAAtgcccttttatatatatatatatataattctaagaGTTAAGTACGATTTTTGTTTCTAAGATATAGGTCAAAATTTTTTTCGTTTCTAATCTTTTTTTTGCATAATTtgacttaattttaaaatcatctttattacttaaattttaaattttattaccaaattaccttaacaaaaaattataaaatataaaaaagagaaagagaagggaaTCACGCGggagaggggaggggaggggagggaagaagaagagggGTAGGAAAGAAgatggaaaagaaagaaagagggggAAAGGAGGGACGGCGCCGGCGAGGCTTGGAGCCGCCGTCGTCGTCGGGAATAAAAACCAGAGGGAGAGAGAGCTCCCTAGGGAGACAGGAAACGTGACTGCGCCGAATTCACTAAGAAGGTCTGGTTCGGTATttgtaacccactaacttaccggcaagtgcaccgaatcgtaccaagtaataccttacatgagtaagggtcgatcccacgagaattgatggattaagcaacaatagtgtttgataggcttagttagacaaatagaaaatagtgtttggaagtttaaaagcattaacagtaaatttagaatattaaagataggcagataaataagttgggaataaaatattgagaaggcagttaaggcttcagagttatctatttttccggatttacttttcttactaactattttaattatgtaggatttaatttatggcaaactatatgtgactagaccttaattccttagacctttctagtctcctctaaaattcattaactgctaattttttagtcaattaattccaattagaagctacatgatcaaattccagtttatatgccacaaaaactctaattacccaaatataaaaggattatatgtcacgtatcccgttaaatccagataattaaaatttaggagaatatgttttcaagttgttgttcaagtaaagagcttttccaagttttataggaactcaaatagaaagagagtcatacttccgttccacccaaattcataaaataaagagcgaaaataattcttaaattataaatccatacataaattaagatagaaaaagtaataaaatcaatccatacaaatagacagaactcctaaccttaacaatggaggattagttgctcatggttcagagtagaatGTTATAGAATACGGAATGTAAATTTGGAATAGAATGGGATCCTCTCCAGGACCTCTCAAAAGAGAGGTTTTttctcccttttataactaattctaataaatttaaaatcaaatttctaaaattaaaattatatcttttcctagaattcaaatttgaatttaaatcaaaatcaatttaaataatcaagtcttcaatggatggatggggaccacttgtttcgtccattctgtagcttttaatatgtattttttgggctggaaactgggtcaaaacagcccaaaaattacCCTCGGCGTTTTTCTGCGTTTTTTGCACGTGGCatacgtcacgcgtacgcgtcagtcatgcgtacgcgtcgatggtctttttcgcgagtcacgtggacgcgtcaggtacgcgcacgcgttgccgtgtaaatcttcaaatcacgcgtacgcatcagtcacgcgcacgcgtcgccatggaaagctccacatcacgcgtacgcatcagtcacgcgtacgcgtcgctcctcgctgccatctcctttgattcttgtgctgcagaaactccatcaaattccgctgaatgctacctaaaataaacaaaattgcaaaagactcaaagtagcatccatattggctaaaagataattaattatgtattaaactcaacaaattagatgcaaattcactaggaaaagataggaaagatgctcacgcatcacaacaccaaacttaaactgttgcttgttctcaagcaaccaaaaactaatataagcttaggatgtgaatttgcatgagaatgagagttcgattaagctcatgtctcttcttatagtggggtttacaactataatcctgaatagttttggcatctcactttatcctttgaagttcagaatgattggtatccataggaactcaaaattcagatagtgttattgattctcctagttcagtatgttgattcttgaacacagctactttatgagtcttggccgtgaccctaagcattttgttttccagtattaccaccggatacataaatgcgacagacacataactgggtgaaccttttcagattgtgactcagctttgctagagtccccagttagaggtgcccagagtttttaagcacactcattttgctttggaccacga contains:
- the LOC112772704 gene encoding MLP-like protein 43, which translates into the protein MALSGKLSTEIVIHAPAGKFFNFVTKSTHHIQNICERVHHTKLHQGEDWHRIGDSVKHWTYVIDGKVTTCKETIEFVDEKNKTIKFNLFDGDISKQYKVLKVIAQEIDNNNGSVSAKWTLEYEKINDNVEAPYGYLELYDKNTKEMDAHLLKA